One genomic segment of Culturomica massiliensis includes these proteins:
- a CDS encoding rhomboid family intramembrane serine protease encodes MNNYRPYPSITPAVKIIIIINVIMYFMTEIIDKKTGSNLSNTLGLHLPQSEYWAPYQYITHMFMHGSISHLFFNMFALFMFGRVLESIWGTQRFLVYYFVTGLGAAALNSAVGWWEYDKMYEQFQAFQNTPQPEILAEFIRAHISHPAGWVWELIDNWSNNPNVPQYIQAGEDLFRRVITETVNIPTIGASGAIFGILLAFGMLFPNTELFLMFIPIPIKAKYFVIGYGLLEFFLGIQNSAGDNVAHFAHLGGMLFGFILIKYWGKNRKKFY; translated from the coding sequence ATGAATAACTACCGTCCATATCCGTCCATTACACCGGCCGTCAAAATCATCATTATCATCAATGTCATCATGTATTTCATGACAGAGATAATCGACAAAAAGACCGGTTCAAATCTTTCCAACACACTCGGTTTGCATTTACCGCAATCCGAATATTGGGCACCCTACCAATACATCACCCACATGTTTATGCACGGGAGTATCAGTCACCTGTTCTTCAATATGTTTGCCTTATTCATGTTCGGACGGGTACTGGAAAGTATATGGGGTACCCAACGTTTTCTGGTGTATTATTTTGTTACCGGATTGGGGGCTGCCGCCTTAAACAGCGCTGTCGGCTGGTGGGAATACGATAAAATGTATGAGCAATTTCAAGCTTTTCAAAATACACCTCAACCGGAAATACTGGCCGAATTCATACGGGCACACATCTCCCATCCGGCAGGCTGGGTATGGGAGCTTATCGACAATTGGTCGAACAATCCCAATGTTCCTCAATACATTCAGGCCGGAGAAGACCTTTTTCGCAGAGTAATTACGGAAACCGTCAACATCCCGACCATCGGGGCCTCCGGTGCCATATTCGGAATATTACTGGCTTTCGGCATGCTTTTCCCGAATACCGAGCTTTTCCTGATGTTCATTCCGATTCCGATCAAGGCCAAATACTTTGTGATCGGTTACGGTCTATTGGAATTTTTCCTCGGCATACAAAACAGTGCCGGAGACAACGTAGCCCACTTTGCCCATTTGGGCGGTATGCTATTCGGCTTTATCCTGATTAAATATTGGGGGAAAAACCGGAAAAAATTCTATTAG
- a CDS encoding rhomboid family protein has translation MFYRAYGGNFSEGLGKGIRTSFKRGSSLTRLIYINIGIFLIIKILGVVSILGGKGNILDNFLLENLGISADPEYLLFRPWTLFTYMFTHFGFLHLLFNMLWLYWFGSFFLNHFSQKELTGVYLFGGISGALLYMLAYNIFPGFDSAHSWAIGASASVMAIVFAVCFYLPQHRIYIFLIGPVKLIYLALFTAAIDILSIPSSNPGGHIAHLGGALFGYLFIIGVKHHCNPVKALSSLPEKVIQLFTRRKKVHLKYKKNVSEMNDREYNEYKKNRDARIDHILDKISRSGYESLTREEKEILFRSGK, from the coding sequence ATGTTTTACAGAGCTTACGGCGGAAATTTTTCAGAAGGGTTAGGAAAGGGGATACGGACTTCTTTCAAACGGGGTTCTTCGTTGACCCGGTTGATATACATCAATATCGGCATCTTTTTAATCATAAAGATATTGGGTGTGGTAAGCATCCTGGGCGGCAAGGGGAATATACTGGATAACTTCCTGTTGGAAAACTTAGGGATTTCTGCCGATCCGGAATATCTGCTTTTCCGGCCGTGGACTTTATTTACTTACATGTTCACCCATTTCGGCTTTCTGCATCTGTTATTCAATATGTTATGGCTATATTGGTTCGGCAGTTTCTTCCTGAATCATTTTTCGCAGAAAGAACTGACAGGGGTATACCTGTTCGGAGGTATATCGGGAGCCCTGTTATATATGCTGGCTTATAACATCTTCCCGGGATTCGACAGCGCTCATTCCTGGGCAATAGGAGCCTCGGCTTCTGTCATGGCTATTGTATTTGCAGTCTGTTTTTATCTGCCGCAACACCGGATATACATCTTTCTGATAGGACCGGTAAAGCTGATTTATCTGGCACTTTTTACCGCAGCGATCGACATCTTAAGCATTCCTTCTTCCAACCCGGGAGGACATATCGCCCACCTCGGAGGTGCCCTCTTCGGCTATCTTTTTATCATCGGCGTAAAACACCATTGCAACCCGGTTAAAGCATTGAGTTCTTTACCGGAAAAAGTAATACAATTATTCACCCGCAGAAAAAAGGTACACCTCAAATACAAAAAAAACGTATCCGAAATGAACGACCGGGAATACAATGAGTACAAAAAAAACAGAGATGCCCGCATCGACCACATTTTAGATAAAATATCCCGGTCCGGTTATGAAAGTCTGACCCGGGAAGAAAAAGAAATACTGTTCCGTTCGGGAAAATAA
- a CDS encoding endonuclease/exonuclease/phosphatase family protein yields the protein MSKLLDKIVFIGSLIAIVGLLGSYTARYIDPNTFVIPSLLGLAYPYLLLSNLLLLLYWIARWKKTALIHVCVLALGIPFFTSYYGTNNNHTDETAHDIAVLSYNIRYFDRYGWNKDDKTKEKLIKYLNGYKGDVVCLQEFPFQNRSSKVSGPVRQLSSYPYRYIQKNMAVFSRYPIINCREIPFSQEYTSSCIYCDIIKEQDTVRIYNIHLESYKLGTKERKFVKDITQGEGHDISGGVKNLVSRITKANKNRATQALLIKSEIQKSPYPLIVCGDFNDTPLSYSYRTISKGLSDSFLEKGRGLGNTYIGEFPSFRIDYILHSPDYQALSYSREAVTLSDHYPISCKLKKHTPKK from the coding sequence ATGAGTAAGCTTTTGGACAAAATCGTTTTTATCGGCAGCCTTATTGCCATCGTAGGACTACTCGGGTCCTATACGGCCCGCTATATCGATCCCAACACTTTTGTCATTCCGTCCCTGTTAGGACTAGCTTATCCCTACCTGTTACTGTCTAACCTGTTATTGTTGCTATATTGGATTGCCCGTTGGAAAAAAACCGCTCTTATCCACGTCTGTGTATTGGCACTCGGCATTCCGTTTTTCACCAGCTATTACGGTACCAACAACAATCACACGGACGAAACGGCTCACGACATAGCGGTTTTATCCTACAACATACGTTATTTCGACCGTTACGGCTGGAACAAAGACGATAAAACAAAAGAAAAGCTGATCAAATACCTAAACGGCTACAAGGGAGATGTCGTATGCCTGCAAGAATTTCCGTTTCAGAATCGTTCCTCCAAAGTTTCGGGACCGGTCCGGCAATTATCTTCCTACCCCTATCGGTATATACAAAAAAACATGGCCGTATTCTCCCGTTACCCCATTATTAACTGCCGGGAAATACCTTTCAGTCAGGAATATACCAGTTCCTGTATATATTGCGATATTATAAAGGAACAAGATACCGTACGGATTTACAACATTCATCTGGAATCCTATAAACTGGGCACAAAAGAAAGAAAATTCGTCAAAGACATCACACAGGGAGAGGGACACGATATTTCAGGAGGTGTTAAAAATCTGGTATCGCGCATTACAAAAGCCAACAAAAACCGGGCTACACAAGCTTTACTCATCAAATCGGAAATTCAAAAATCCCCCTACCCACTCATCGTCTGCGGAGACTTTAATGACACCCCGCTCTCCTACAGCTACAGGACGATTTCCAAAGGACTATCCGACAGCTTCCTTGAAAAAGGACGCGGCCTAGGCAACACATACATCGGAGAATTTCCGTCCTTCCGGATTGATTATATATTACACTCTCCCGATTATCAGGCCCTCAGCTACAGCCGGGAGGCCGTAACCCTATCCGATCACTATCCCATCAGTTGCAAGCTGAAAAAACATACACCCAAAAAATAA
- a CDS encoding lysylphosphatidylglycerol synthase transmembrane domain-containing protein, whose translation MEGEQQILTKKISPYKIIYPILIGLAVVSYMLYKEFDPKAFDQIHFTWTSAAWLLVAILCMAVRDIGYVIRLHVLAGKRLSWVQSLRIVFLWEFTSAVTPSAIGGTSIAILFVNKEGIKVGRSSAIVMATSFLDELYFIIMFPLILLFVNHTLLWNIPDASKAVADSLFWFAIGGYSIKLAYLIILSYGLFKNPRGLKYLIMKCFKWRILRKWRQNANEAGYDIIRNSKELKQMPFSFWLKTFGATFFSWTARYWVVNAILMAFWAGRYDWAQHFLIFARQLVMWIMMLISPTPGGSGFAEYVFSKYLGEFLPSAGVAVAMAILWRLISYYPYLFIGAFIVPRWIAKHFGQGKSKTLKSEHHGTHV comes from the coding sequence ATGGAAGGGGAACAGCAGATACTGACCAAAAAAATCAGTCCGTATAAGATTATTTATCCGATACTCATCGGTCTGGCTGTGGTGTCATACATGCTTTACAAGGAATTCGATCCTAAAGCGTTCGACCAGATTCATTTTACGTGGACATCGGCAGCCTGGCTATTGGTAGCGATACTGTGTATGGCCGTCCGGGACATCGGCTATGTCATCCGGCTGCATGTTCTCGCCGGCAAACGGCTTTCCTGGGTACAATCGTTACGGATTGTCTTTTTATGGGAATTTACTTCAGCGGTCACGCCTTCCGCCATCGGAGGCACCAGCATCGCTATATTGTTTGTCAATAAAGAAGGGATAAAAGTGGGACGGAGTTCTGCCATTGTCATGGCCACTTCCTTTCTCGACGAATTGTATTTCATCATCATGTTCCCGCTGATTTTATTGTTTGTCAACCACACCCTTTTGTGGAATATACCGGACGCCAGCAAAGCCGTTGCCGACAGTTTATTCTGGTTCGCCATCGGAGGTTATTCCATCAAGCTGGCTTACCTGATTATTCTCAGCTACGGACTATTTAAAAATCCCCGGGGATTGAAATATCTCATCATGAAATGTTTCAAATGGCGGATATTGCGAAAATGGAGGCAAAATGCCAACGAAGCCGGCTACGACATTATCCGGAACTCCAAAGAATTAAAACAAATGCCCTTCTCGTTCTGGCTGAAAACATTCGGAGCAACGTTTTTCTCGTGGACAGCCCGGTATTGGGTAGTAAACGCGATCCTGATGGCTTTCTGGGCAGGACGTTACGACTGGGCCCAACATTTTCTGATCTTTGCCCGTCAACTGGTCATGTGGATTATGATGCTGATAAGCCCTACTCCCGGTGGCAGCGGATTTGCAGAATATGTATTTTCCAAATACCTGGGCGAATTCCTGCCCAGTGCCGGAGTAGCTGTAGCAATGGCCATATTATGGCGGCTGATCAGTTACTACCCCTATCTGTTCATCGGCGCTTTTATTGTTCCCCGATGGATTGCAAAACATTTCGGACAAGGGAAATCCAAAACTTTAAAATCAGAACACCATGGCACGCATGTTTGA
- the mutL gene encoding DNA mismatch repair endonuclease MutL produces MPDIIQLLPDSVANQIAAGEVVQRPASVVKELMENAIDAGADQVRIVLKNVGKALIQIIDNGKGMSPTDARMAFERHATSKISCAQDLFNIHTLGFRGEALPSIASVADVEVKTRRAEDELGTFLSISGSELKQQEAINTPKGTNICVKNLFFNIPARRKFLKSDTTELRNIINEFLRVALTNPGISFTLENNGNEIYNLPVSGMRQRIVNVFGKNINSKLLSIECKTSLVSIQGFICSPEHSKKTYGEQYFFVNNRFMKHNFFHKAVMEAYSGLIGAETIPSYFLYFTVDPASIDVNIHPTKTEIKFQNETDFFQILMAGVKEALGKFNITPPLDFDTEGAIDYTPQAPVSSTTPYVPKVNYKSGYNPFNYKSGISIEESDFEKKSAGNTPAFPKDKVPANWESLFEGLQHKEEAQQTTIAGLSEPEKKSSVPSSFVQMKGRYIVTPVHSGLMFIDQKRAHERILFEQYTHTLASQKTAGQKNLFPETLELCADDFELIRDIKEDLEYLGFELGEFGKNCYAIYATPSDLSCSHARDILMQLIEHYKNTEGDIKQKMKEHVALSLAKAAAIPYNTTLSREEMSDMLDNLFACQHHNYTPDGKTIIYILNSEDVNTWFK; encoded by the coding sequence ATGCCTGATATTATTCAACTTTTACCGGATTCGGTTGCCAACCAGATTGCAGCCGGAGAAGTTGTACAACGTCCGGCCTCCGTCGTAAAGGAACTGATGGAGAACGCCATTGATGCCGGTGCCGATCAGGTCCGGATCGTATTGAAAAATGTAGGTAAGGCTCTCATACAGATCATCGATAACGGTAAGGGCATGTCTCCGACAGATGCCCGGATGGCTTTTGAAAGACATGCCACCTCTAAGATATCCTGTGCTCAGGATTTATTCAACATTCATACCCTGGGATTTCGGGGAGAAGCATTACCGTCCATTGCTTCCGTCGCCGACGTTGAAGTAAAAACCCGACGGGCAGAAGATGAACTCGGCACCTTCCTGTCTATATCCGGTTCTGAATTGAAACAACAGGAAGCCATCAACACCCCGAAAGGGACCAATATTTGTGTTAAAAATCTCTTTTTCAACATTCCTGCCCGCAGAAAATTTCTGAAATCGGATACGACGGAGCTACGGAATATCATCAATGAATTCCTACGGGTAGCACTCACCAATCCCGGTATCAGTTTTACCCTCGAAAACAACGGCAACGAAATCTACAACCTGCCGGTGTCCGGTATGCGCCAGCGGATAGTCAATGTGTTCGGGAAAAACATCAATAGCAAATTACTGAGCATCGAATGTAAAACCAGTCTGGTTTCCATTCAGGGGTTCATTTGCAGCCCGGAACACTCCAAAAAAACTTACGGAGAACAGTATTTTTTCGTAAACAACCGTTTTATGAAGCACAACTTCTTCCACAAAGCGGTTATGGAAGCTTATTCGGGTCTGATCGGTGCAGAAACGATACCGTCCTATTTCCTCTATTTCACAGTCGACCCGGCATCTATCGATGTCAATATACATCCGACCAAAACAGAAATCAAGTTTCAGAATGAAACGGACTTCTTCCAGATACTGATGGCCGGAGTCAAAGAAGCATTGGGAAAATTCAACATCACTCCTCCTTTGGATTTCGACACGGAAGGAGCCATTGATTACACTCCGCAAGCACCTGTTTCTTCAACAACTCCTTACGTACCCAAGGTAAATTACAAATCGGGATACAATCCTTTCAATTACAAATCCGGAATCAGCATCGAGGAATCGGATTTCGAAAAGAAGAGTGCCGGCAACACACCTGCATTTCCCAAGGATAAAGTTCCGGCGAATTGGGAATCCTTATTCGAAGGTCTACAACATAAAGAAGAAGCTCAACAGACAACCATTGCCGGCCTGTCCGAACCCGAAAAAAAATCTTCCGTTCCTTCCTCATTCGTACAGATGAAAGGACGTTATATTGTCACTCCGGTACATTCCGGCCTGATGTTTATCGATCAGAAAAGAGCACACGAACGTATCCTTTTCGAACAATATACCCATACTCTGGCATCCCAGAAAACAGCGGGACAGAAAAACCTCTTTCCGGAAACACTCGAACTCTGCGCCGACGATTTCGAACTTATCCGGGACATCAAGGAAGATCTGGAGTATTTGGGCTTCGAATTAGGAGAATTCGGGAAAAACTGTTATGCCATATATGCCACTCCTTCCGATTTATCCTGTTCACATGCCCGGGATATCCTTATGCAACTGATCGAACATTATAAAAATACCGAAGGGGACATCAAGCAAAAAATGAAAGAGCACGTTGCCCTGTCTTTAGCGAAAGCGGCAGCCATCCCATACAATACAACACTAAGCCGGGAAGAGATGAGCGATATGCTGGACAACCTGTTCGCCTGTCAGCATCACAATTATACCCCCGATGGAAAGACGATCATATACATCCTCAATTCCGAAGACGTAAATACCTGGTTCAAATAG
- a CDS encoding ATP-binding cassette domain-containing protein yields MAVSINNVSKYYGRQKALNNISFTLNSGEICGFLGPNGAGKSTLMKIITGYLDEYEGDIIVNGKNLRQYPLEVKAATGYLPEHNPLYPDMYITEYLLHVTRLYHTPNAMQRVNEIMEMTGLLPEKNKKIGQLSKGYRQRTGLAQALIHEPDLLILDEPMTGLDPNQLEEIRDLIIRIGKNKTVLLSTHIMQEVEAICDRILVIDKGNLIADKPKSVFHHTGSGGMVLKVSFAPGNPTDWLSEIKGISQIKRDGNDSFRLLSLPGHDPRIALFEAAAGHHCPIIELREESNLEDVFKELTGKNNSLHT; encoded by the coding sequence ATGGCAGTCTCGATAAACAATGTCTCTAAATATTACGGCAGGCAAAAAGCCCTCAACAACATCAGCTTCACGCTCAATAGCGGTGAAATATGCGGCTTTCTGGGACCTAACGGAGCCGGGAAATCAACCCTGATGAAAATCATTACCGGTTATCTGGACGAGTACGAGGGAGACATTATCGTCAATGGAAAAAACCTCCGGCAATATCCGCTGGAAGTGAAAGCGGCCACCGGTTATTTACCGGAGCACAATCCGCTCTACCCGGATATGTATATCACCGAATACCTATTGCACGTTACCCGCCTGTATCATACCCCCAACGCCATGCAACGGGTAAACGAAATTATGGAAATGACAGGACTGCTTCCGGAGAAAAACAAAAAAATAGGGCAACTCTCGAAAGGCTACCGGCAACGGACCGGTTTGGCCCAGGCACTTATCCACGAGCCGGATTTATTGATTCTCGACGAGCCGATGACAGGACTCGACCCCAATCAACTGGAAGAAATACGGGATTTGATCATCCGGATCGGAAAAAACAAAACCGTTTTGCTTTCCACTCACATTATGCAGGAGGTAGAAGCCATTTGCGACCGCATTCTGGTCATCGATAAAGGCAACCTTATCGCCGATAAGCCGAAAAGTGTATTTCATCATACCGGCTCCGGGGGTATGGTGTTAAAAGTCAGCTTCGCACCCGGTAACCCGACTGACTGGCTATCAGAAATAAAAGGGATTTCCCAAATAAAACGGGACGGAAATGATTCATTTCGTTTGCTTTCACTCCCCGGGCACGATCCCCGCATTGCTTTATTTGAAGCCGCCGCCGGCCACCATTGTCCGATCATCGAACTAAGAGAAGAATCCAACCTGGAAGATGTCTTCAAAGAATTAACCGGAAAAAACAACTCACTTCACACGTAA
- a CDS encoding radical SAM protein, whose protein sequence is MGRLLYLFSWFFKAKFFGRKQPLQTVLFISEKCNLACRHCNIYRKENPKIKTYEQIREELEYAYGLGSRFVDFEGGEPMLWEDGEKNINDLIRLAKQIGFFSTTVTTNAQLPFKGCEADSIWVSLDGLGKYHDEIRGKGTFERLVKNIAECGHSAVSVNMVVNRLNHPSVVETIEFVRDNPHIKSISFNFHTPFPGTEELFVNWGVRGEVVNELIRMKKAGYPIMNSVSGLRLMAHNKFRKQCWVTNFILPDGTRLAECTGKTAGVCDRCGFCMAGEMRSVFDFKIDTIRAGMNLRVK, encoded by the coding sequence ATGGGGCGATTATTATATCTTTTTTCCTGGTTTTTTAAGGCAAAGTTTTTCGGGAGAAAGCAGCCTTTACAAACGGTTCTTTTTATTTCTGAAAAGTGTAATCTGGCGTGTCGGCATTGTAATATATACCGCAAAGAAAACCCGAAGATCAAAACCTATGAGCAGATTCGTGAAGAATTGGAATATGCCTATGGTTTGGGTTCCCGCTTTGTCGATTTTGAAGGTGGAGAGCCTATGCTTTGGGAAGATGGAGAAAAGAATATCAATGACCTGATACGTCTGGCGAAGCAAATCGGCTTTTTTTCAACGACTGTAACGACGAATGCGCAATTGCCTTTCAAGGGATGTGAAGCGGATTCGATCTGGGTGAGTCTGGACGGGTTGGGGAAGTATCATGATGAAATACGGGGAAAAGGCACGTTTGAGCGTCTGGTAAAAAATATTGCGGAATGCGGACATTCTGCCGTAAGCGTGAATATGGTCGTCAACCGGCTGAATCATCCTTCCGTTGTGGAAACGATCGAATTTGTCAGGGATAATCCGCATATAAAATCGATTTCTTTTAATTTTCATACTCCTTTTCCGGGAACGGAGGAACTTTTTGTCAATTGGGGAGTCCGTGGGGAAGTGGTTAATGAGCTTATCCGGATGAAAAAAGCCGGTTATCCGATTATGAATTCTGTTTCCGGATTGCGCTTGATGGCGCACAATAAATTCAGGAAACAATGTTGGGTGACTAATTTTATTTTGCCCGACGGTACCCGTCTTGCGGAGTGTACCGGAAAAACAGCCGGCGTTTGTGACCGGTGCGGATTCTGTATGGCCGGAGAAATGCGGAGTGTTTTCGATTTTAAAATCGATACGATCAGAGCAGGAATGAATTTACGTGTGAAGTGA
- a CDS encoding prenyltransferase: MKKRNIILFWCRNARWNSLPQSMLPAILAVCMALGQEGFAWTYAILAVFGCAVGHLGMNLFDDYFDYRKKGSEFRDKLAGEGIRSRIAKCSYITSGAVTMRQLLYACLVFGGVAFVIGGIIFFKRGETILYIALITALLGVSYSGDPVRLSYRGFGELQVGFMFGPLLMTGVYYAACGHLDASVWFISIPVGMLVANILYTHSIMDFEPDKKVGKMTLAVLLNNRQAMLVVLGLMLFVPFGIVVYGVWAGYLVPLYYIVLLTLPMAGGLFYLMVEYIRYPKKTFQPAFWMGPMTGWQRIEGAGIGWFMIRWYLARNLLSFFCLIIIVIGLIRL, from the coding sequence ATGAAAAAAAGAAATATTATACTTTTTTGGTGTCGCAATGCACGTTGGAATTCTTTGCCGCAGAGTATGCTGCCGGCAATATTGGCGGTATGTATGGCATTGGGCCAGGAGGGATTTGCCTGGACATACGCTATTCTGGCTGTATTCGGGTGTGCTGTCGGGCATTTGGGAATGAATTTGTTCGACGATTATTTCGATTACCGGAAGAAGGGAAGTGAGTTCCGGGATAAACTGGCCGGAGAGGGGATCCGCTCCAGGATTGCCAAATGCTCTTATATCACTTCCGGGGCTGTAACCATGCGGCAGTTGCTGTATGCCTGCCTGGTTTTCGGAGGAGTTGCATTTGTCATCGGAGGGATCATTTTTTTTAAAAGAGGGGAAACGATATTATATATCGCCTTGATTACAGCTTTGTTGGGAGTTTCTTATTCCGGTGATCCTGTCCGGTTGAGTTACCGGGGATTCGGCGAATTGCAAGTCGGTTTTATGTTCGGGCCTTTGTTGATGACCGGGGTTTATTATGCCGCTTGCGGACACCTGGATGCTTCTGTATGGTTTATTTCAATTCCTGTGGGTATGTTGGTCGCTAATATCCTGTATACGCATTCTATTATGGATTTCGAGCCGGATAAAAAGGTGGGAAAGATGACACTGGCGGTATTACTCAATAATAGACAGGCGATGCTTGTGGTTTTGGGACTCATGTTGTTTGTTCCTTTCGGGATCGTTGTATATGGTGTGTGGGCCGGTTATCTTGTTCCGCTGTATTATATCGTATTGTTGACTTTACCGATGGCAGGAGGTTTGTTTTATCTGATGGTTGAGTATATCCGTTATCCGAAAAAGACATTTCAACCGGCATTTTGGATGGGACCGATGACGGGTTGGCAACGTATCGAAGGTGCAGGTATCGGGTGGTTTATGATTCGTTGGTACCTGGCACGTAATTTGCTTTCTTTCTTTTGTTTGATTATTATTGTGATTGGTTTGATTCGGTTGTGA
- a CDS encoding TlpA family protein disulfide reductase, giving the protein MNRRFCYIVKWCCISLFGGILMGACGETRNTVINFQLDGITEGMHPVLTVGGESFELIPDSLGFVSFYPEGLDKPQDGMLECGKYRLLLYVQPKKSFDVYVNLTPSALGAEFTGDGALENEVLNGDIFSTAIKTDYRQDEKVFIAEREAELKEGIRILDSLALPPDFVSFAKEKLKYTVFASLGTYPGQHAEGYEPSGFYKDYVRNLITEDEKWLDFTIYREALSGWIEVQGISAGADTFERLKRALQFVDTALHHPAVTEFVVDRMITGYVEKAGIDSLNRLMPFYNKRVKDEALRSGFRHLCAMWERIQPGKAAPAMYAGSRDSVRIQPDALTGKYTYLLFWETDCDFSARELAYLKELSVRFKTKNIQFVAVSCDTDRGQWESWLAEEQPAGIQWYLENSPFILDYYRAQRLPYAVLLDPQGKIVRVGMPLPSGSRLMGILPQLTAE; this is encoded by the coding sequence ATGAACAGAAGGTTTTGTTATATTGTTAAGTGGTGTTGTATTTCTTTATTCGGAGGAATACTGATGGGAGCGTGTGGAGAGACGAGGAATACGGTAATAAATTTTCAATTGGACGGAATTACCGAAGGAATGCATCCTGTTTTGACGGTGGGAGGGGAGTCATTTGAACTGATACCCGATTCGTTGGGTTTTGTTTCTTTTTATCCGGAAGGTCTGGATAAGCCGCAGGACGGAATGCTGGAATGCGGAAAATACCGTTTGTTGTTGTATGTTCAACCGAAAAAAAGTTTTGATGTTTATGTTAATTTGACTCCTTCTGCTTTAGGTGCAGAATTTACAGGAGACGGTGCTTTGGAAAACGAGGTACTGAACGGAGATATTTTTTCTACGGCTATTAAAACCGATTACCGGCAGGATGAAAAAGTTTTTATTGCGGAGCGGGAAGCGGAGTTGAAAGAAGGAATACGTATTCTTGATTCGCTGGCATTGCCTCCGGACTTTGTATCTTTTGCAAAGGAAAAGCTGAAGTATACCGTTTTTGCTTCTCTGGGAACTTATCCCGGGCAACATGCAGAAGGGTATGAGCCTTCCGGTTTTTACAAAGATTATGTGAGAAATCTGATAACGGAAGATGAAAAGTGGTTGGATTTTACGATCTACCGGGAAGCATTGTCGGGGTGGATAGAGGTACAGGGAATTTCAGCCGGAGCGGATACATTTGAGCGTTTGAAGCGGGCATTGCAATTTGTAGATACGGCGTTGCATCATCCGGCCGTTACAGAGTTTGTTGTCGATCGTATGATTACGGGCTACGTTGAAAAAGCCGGTATCGATAGTTTAAACCGGCTTATGCCGTTTTATAATAAGCGTGTAAAAGATGAGGCTTTGCGGTCAGGTTTCAGGCATTTGTGTGCGATGTGGGAAAGAATACAGCCGGGAAAAGCAGCGCCCGCGATGTATGCGGGCAGTCGGGATTCTGTGAGAATACAGCCGGATGCTCTGACGGGGAAATATACTTATCTTTTGTTTTGGGAAACGGATTGTGATTTTTCTGCAAGGGAACTGGCTTACTTGAAAGAATTAAGTGTCCGTTTTAAAACTAAAAATATACAATTTGTCGCTGTATCTTGTGATACAGACCGGGGACAGTGGGAATCCTGGCTGGCGGAAGAACAGCCGGCAGGGATACAATGGTATCTTGAGAATTCTCCTTTTATATTGGATTACTACCGGGCTCAAAGACTGCCGTATGCCGTTCTTCTGGACCCACAGGGTAAAATTGTGCGGGTGGGAATGCCTTTGCCTTCCGGAAGCCGGTTGATGGGAATTTTGCCGCAATTAACAGCGGAATAG
- the rpiB gene encoding ribose 5-phosphate isomerase B: MKIAIASDHAGFEYKERLVEYLRGNGYEVKDFGTYSPESMDYPDTVHPLSVAIEKGEYDKGIVLCGSGNGVSMTANKHQGIRCALCWNVEIAWLARLHNDANVCGLPARFIAYEEAREVVDRFLTTEFEGGRHQRRVEKIPLKGCECK, from the coding sequence ATGAAAATTGCGATAGCTTCTGATCACGCGGGTTTTGAATATAAAGAGAGACTCGTGGAATATCTTCGGGGAAATGGTTATGAGGTGAAGGATTTCGGTACATATTCTCCGGAAAGTATGGATTATCCGGATACTGTTCATCCTTTGTCCGTAGCTATAGAAAAAGGAGAGTACGATAAAGGCATTGTACTTTGTGGAAGTGGTAACGGAGTTTCGATGACAGCCAATAAGCACCAGGGAATCCGTTGTGCTTTATGCTGGAATGTTGAGATTGCCTGGTTGGCGCGGTTACACAATGATGCAAATGTATGCGGTTTGCCGGCTCGTTTTATCGCTTATGAAGAAGCCCGGGAAGTTGTGGACCGTTTTCTGACGACGGAATTCGAAGGAGGGCGGCATCAACGGAGGGTAGAGAAAATACCTTTGAAAGGTTGTGAATGTAAGTAA